One Accipiter gentilis chromosome 11, bAccGen1.1, whole genome shotgun sequence DNA window includes the following coding sequences:
- the GDI2 gene encoding rab GDP dissociation inhibitor beta, with protein MNEEYDVIVLGTGLTECILSGIMSVNGKKVLHMDRNSYYGGESASITPLEDLYKRFNLPGTPPESMGRGRDWNVDLIPKFLMANGQLVKMLLYTEVTRYLDFKVIEGSFVYKGGKIYKVPSTEAEALASSLMGLFEKRRFRKFLVYVANFDENDPRTFEGVDPKKTTMRDVYKKFDLGQDVIDFTGHALALYRTDDYLDQPCQETINRIKLYSESLARYGKSPYLYPLYGLGELPQGFARLSAIYGGTYMLNKPIEEIVIENGKVVGVKSEGEVARCKQLICDPSYVSDRVTKVGQVIRVICILSHPIKNTNDANSCQIIIPQNQVNRKSDIYVCMISSAHNVAAQGKYIAIASTTVETADPEKEIKPALDLLEPIEQKFVSISDLFAPTDLGTESQIFISRTYDATTHFETTCDDIKDIYKRMMGSEFDFEEMKRKKNDIYGEEEQQ; from the exons GAATGCATCCTCTCTGGGATCATGTCAGTGAATGGAAAGAAGGTCCTTCACATGGATCGTAATTCTTACTATGGAGGCGAAAGCGCATCTATTACACCCCTGGAAGAT CTCTACAAAAGGTTTAATCTACCAGGAACTCCACCAGAATCTATGGGGCGAGGAAGAGACTGGAACGTGGACCTAATTCCAAAATTCCTTATGGCTAACG GTCAGTTGGTAAAGATGCTGCTCTACACAGAAGTCACTCGCTACTTAGACTTCAAGGTGATTGAGGGGAGCTTCGTCTACAAGGGAGGAAAGATCTACAAAGTTCCTTCCACTGAGGCGGAAGCCTTGGCATCCA GCTTAATGGGCTTGTTCGAGAAACGCCGGTTCAGGAAATTCCTAGTGTACGTTGCCAACTTTGATGAGAATGACCCACGAACTTTCGAAGGTGTTGATCCCAAGAAGACCACCATGCGTGACGTGTATAAGAAGTTTGACCTGGGGCAAGATGTTATAGACTTCACTGGCCATGCCCTCGCGCTCTACAGGACTGACGA CTATCTAGATCAACCATGCCAAGAAACAATCAACAGGATTAAGCTCTACAGCGAGTCGCTGGCCAGATACGGTAAAAGCCCGTACCTTTATCCCCTCTATGGCCTTGGAGAGCTGCCCCAGGGATTTGCAAG GCTAAGTGCTATATATGGAGGCACCTACATGCTGAACAAGCCTATTGAAGAGATTGTGATAGAAAATGGCAAAGTGGTTGGTGTGAAGTCTGAAGGGGAG GTTGCTCGCTGCAAACAGCTCATCTGCGACCCCAGCTACGTCTCGGACCGCGTAACGAAGGTCGGCCAAGTGATTCGGGTAATCTGTATCTTAAGCCACCCTATCAAGAATACAAACGATGCCAACTCGTGCCAGATCATCATTCCACAGAATCAGGTCAACCGAAAATCAG ATATCTATGTCTGCATGATCTCCTCTGCGCACAACGTGGCAGCGCAGGGGAAGTACATCGCTATTGCCAGCACTACTGTGGAAACCGCGGACCCAGAGAAGGAAATCAAGCCGGCCTTGGACCTCTTGGAGCCCATTGAGCAGAA gtTCGTTAGCATCAGCGACCTGTTTGCACCGACCGACTTGGGAACCGAAAGCCAG ATCTTCATTTCTCGCACCTATGATGCCACCACTCACTTTGAGACGACGTGCGATGACATCAAAGATATTTATAAGAGGATGATGGGATCAGAGTTTGACTTCGAGGAGATGAAACGCAAGA